The Trichoplusia ni isolate ovarian cell line Hi5 chromosome 10, tn1, whole genome shotgun sequence genome window below encodes:
- the LOC113498299 gene encoding LOW QUALITY PROTEIN: eukaryotic translation initiation factor 2 subunit 3-like (The sequence of the model RefSeq protein was modified relative to this genomic sequence to represent the inferred CDS: inserted 1 base in 1 codon; deleted 2 bases in 2 codons): MASSEGRSAQSNLHQQDLTKLDVTKLSALSPEVISRQATINIGTIGHVAHGKSTVVKAISGVQTVRFKNELERNITIKLGYANAKIYKCDNPKCPRPTSFISGGSSKDDSFPCLRPACTGRFQLVRHVSFVDCPGHDILMATMLNGAAVMDAALLLIAGNESCPQPQTSEHLAAIEIMKLKHILILQNKIDLVKEGQAKEQHEQIVKFVQGTVAEGAPIIPISAQLKYNIEVLCEYITKKIPVPLRDFSSPPRMIVIRSFDVNKPGCEVRDLRGGVAGGSILQGVLTVGMEIEVRPGLVSKDADGKLTCRPIFSRXVSLFAEQNELQYAVPGGLIGVGTKIEPTLCRADRLVGQVLGAVGALPGIFVKLEVSYYLLKRLLGVRTEGDKKAAKVQKLTKNEVLLVNIGSLSTGGRVIATKADLAKIALTNPVCTEIGEKVALSRRVENHWRLIGWGQIQGGETIEPAKN; the protein is encoded by the exons ATGGCTTCGAGTGAAGGGCGAAGTGCTCAGTCAAACTTGCATCAGCAAGACCTAACCAAATTG GATGTTACCAAACTATCTGCCTTATCCCCTGAAGTAATATCAAGGCAAGCAACAATAAACATTGGTACCATTGGGCATGTAGCCCATGGAAAGTCCACTGTTGTAAAGGCTATCTCTGGAGTGCAGACTGTACGATTTAAAAATGAACTGGAGAGGAACATTACCATCAAGTTAG GTTACGCTAACGCGAAAATCTACAAATGTGACAACCCAAAATGTCCGCGACCCACGAGCTTCATATCGGGCGGTTCATCGAAGGACGACAGCTTCCCGTGCCTGAGACCTGCTTGCACTGGCCGGTTCCAGTTGGTCCGTCATGTGAGCTTTGTCGACTGCCCTGGGCACGACATTCTTATGGCCACCATGCTTAACGGAGCTGCGGTTATGGACGCCGCATTACTTCTTATCGCAG GGAACGAATCCTGCCCCCAGCCGCAGACAAGTGAACACTTGGCTGCCATCGAGATTATGAAACTTAAACATATACTCATATTGCAAAACAAGATTGATTTGGTAAAGGAAGGCCAGGCAAAGGAGCAACATGAA CAAATCGTCAAATTCGTGCAGGGCACTGTAGCTGAGGGCGCTCCTATCATACCTATTTCAGCTCAGTTGAAGTATAATATTGAG GTGTTATGTGAGTACATCACAAAGAAGATCCCGGTACCGTTGAGAGACTTCTCGTCGCCTCCTCGGATGATAGTCATTCGTTCGTTTGACGTCAACAAACCTGGTTGTGAGGTCCGA GATCTGAGGGGAGGTGTCGCCGGTGGCTCCATTCTGCAGGGAGTGCTTACAGTTGGCATGGAAATTGAG GTTCGACCAGGTTTAGTGAGCAAGGATGCTGACGGTAAACTTACATGCCGTCCCATTTTCTCCC ATGTATCGCTATTCGCTGAACAGAACGAGCTTCAATATGCTGTACCTGGAGGTCTTATTGGTGTCGGTACTAAAATTGAACCTACTTTATGTCGTGCTGATCGTCTTGTTGGTCAG GTACTTGGCGCTGTTGGAGCTCTGCCGGGAATTTTCGTAAAGCTTGAAGTTTCGTACTACCTATTGAAACGTTTACTCGGAGTGCGCACTGAAGGTGACAAGAAAGCAGCCAAAGTCCAGAAATTGACTAAGAACGAG GTGTTACTGGTTAACATTGGATCTTTGAGTACTGGAGGCAGAGTAATTGCTACTAAGGCTGATTTGGCTAAAATAGCTCTTACCAACCCTGTGTGCACAGAAATCGGAGAGAAAGTTGCCCTCAGCAGAAGAGTAGAAAATCACTGGAG atTGATTGGCTGGGGTCAAATTCAAGGTGGAGAAACAATCGAACCAGCGAAGaattaa
- the LOC113498293 gene encoding cullin-5-like, with translation MLKDKGQVTFEDKWPAMRPIVLKLLKQEPVTQTEWQDLFGAVHSVCLWDERGPYKLRDALQQDIMMYIKQAQNRVLAQREDQALLKAYIAEWGKFFTQCNYLPTPFRQLENSINSVSKVATSNTSSAQKKNNNNNIEDSLVRKLMLDSWNQSIFVDIKQRLQDSAMKLVQAERNGESFDSQLVIGVRESYVNLCSNSVDKLQIYRENFEAAYMQATEEFYKLKASEQLLANGVQSYMKYADQRLKEEEARAHRYLEPGSGSVAALTQCCEKVLIGEHLPTLLAESAPLIKAGETEKLQLMFRLLDRVPEGVTPILRDLEAHIVSAGLADMVASADIITSDSEKYVERLLDLFKRFSSLAKDAFMDDPRFLTARDKAYKCVVNDTTVFKLELPSSALLRGTKGTAPESKCPELLANYCDMLLRKTPLSKRLTSEQIESRLKDVLLVLKYIENKDVFMRYHKAHLTRRLILDSSADSEKEEDMVEWLREVGMPADYVNKLARMFQDIKVSEDLNTQFRTDTTRHDAINIKILNAGAWARGSERVTVSLPLELEDYIPEVEDFYKKKHSGRKLQWYHHMSNGTITFANSVGRFDLDVTTFQMAVLFAWNQRPMEKISYENLRLATELPDPELRRTLWSLVAFPKLKRQLLCYAPAVQNPKDFAENTTFWVNQEFALVKNGKPQRRGKINLIGRLQLSTERSQIEDNHSIVQLRILRTQEAIIKILKMRKRITNTALQSELVEILKNMFLPSKKMIKEQLEWLIEHKYMRRDDEDINTFIYMA, from the exons ATGTTAAAG GATAAAGGACAAGTCACTTTTGAGGATAAATGGCCTGCTATGCGCCCTATAGTTTTGAAGCTTCTGAAGCAAGAACCGGTAACGCAAACAGAATGGCAAGATCTCTTTGGAGCTGTTCACTCTGTCTGCCTTTGGGACGAAAGAGGACCATACAAATTAAGAGATGCTTTACAGCAGGATATAATGATGTATATTAAGCAGGCCCAAAATCGTGTACTAGCTCAGCGGGAGGACCAAGCTCTGCTAAAAGCTTATATCGCAGAATGGGGCAAGTTTTTTACACAGTGCAACTATTTACCAACTCCCTTTCGACAGTTAGAAAATTCTATCAATAGTGTAAGCAAAGTGGCAACTTCCAATACATCCAGTGCACAGAAAAAgaataacaacaataacataGAAGATAGTTTAGTAAGGAAACTTATGTTAGATTCTTGGaatcaaagtatttttgtggATATCAAGCAGAGGTTACAAGATTCTGCTATGAAGCTGGTACAAGCTGAACGTAATGGTGAATCATTTGATTCACAACTAGTAATTGGTGTAAGGGAATCTTATG TTAATTTGTGCTCGAACTCTGTGGATAAGCTTCAGATATACAGAGAAAATTTTGAAGCTGCTTATATGCAGGCAACAGAAGAGTTTTACAAACTTAAAGCTAGTGAACAGTTGTTGGCAAATGGAGTCCAGTCATATATGAAGTATGCTGATCAGCGTCTAAAGGAAGAAGAAGCTCGAGCTCATAGGTACCTAGAGCCCGGCAGTGGGAGTGTGGCAGCACTAACTCAGTGTTGTGAGAAAGTACTCATTGGAGAACATCTACCTACTTTACTTGCAGAGAGTGCACCTCTCATCAAGGCTGGAGAAACTGAAAAGTTACAACTTATGTTCCGTCTGCTTGATAGGGTGCCAGAAGGAGTTACACCCATACTTAGAGATTTAGAGGCACATATAGTTTCTGCTGGGCTGGCAGACATGGTAGCTTCTGCTGATATAATTACTTCTGATTCAGAAAAGTATGTAGAACGTTTATTAGACTTGTTCAAGCGGTTTAGTTCTTTAGCTAAAGATGCCTTTATGGATGACCCTCGATTTTTGACAGCCAGAGATAAAGCTTACAAATGTGTGGTCAATGACACAACTGTGTTCAAGTTGGAATTGCCATCTTCAGCTCTACTAAGAGGAACCAAAGGCACTGCTCCCGAAAGTAAATGTCCTGAGCTCCTTGCTAATTACTGTGATATGTTACTACGAAAGACACCTCTCAGTAAGCGTTTGACAAGTGAGCAAATAGAATCAAGATTAAAAGATGTTTTGTTAGTtctaaaatatatagaaaacaaAGATGTTTTTATGAGATATCACAAGGCTCATTTAACCAGAAGATTAATATTAGACTCTAGTGCAGACTCTGAAAAAGAAGAAGATATGGTGGAGTGGCTCAGAGAGGTGGGTATGCCTGCTGATTATGTTAACAAACTGGCAAGAATGTTTCAGGATATTAAAGTCAGTGAAGACCTTAACACTCAATTTAGAACTGATACTACCCGCCATGatgctataaatataaaaatactcaatGCTGGTGCTTGGGCCCGTGGATCTGAAAGAGTAACTGTAAGCCTTCCATTAGAATTAGAAGACTACATACCTGAAGTTGAAGACTTTTATAAGAAGAAACATTCTGGGAGAAAGCTGCAGTGGTACCATCATATGAGCAATGGTACTATAACATTTGCGAATTCCGTTGGTAGATTCGATTTGGATGTCACTACATTTCAAATGGCGGTCTTGTTTGCATGGAATCAAAGACCTATGGAAAAGATAAGTTACGAAAATTTGAGACTGGCCACTGAACTTCCTGATCCAGAATTAAGGAGGACTCTATGGTCTCTTGTTGCTTTTCCCAAACTCAAAAGGCAGTTACTATGCTATGCTCCAGCAGTGCAAAATCCTAAAGATTTTGCAGAAAATACAACATTCTGGGTTAATCAAGAATTTGCACTTGTTAAGAATGGAAAACCTCAGCGAAGaggtaaaattaatttgattggtAGACTTCAACTGAGCACTGAGCGATCTCAAATAGAAGATAATCATTCCATTGTTCAACTTCGGATATTAAGGACTCAAGAGGCCATTATAAAGATTCTTAAAATGAGAAAGCGGATCACAAATACTGCTCTACAG AGTGAACTGGTCGAAATTTTGAAGAACATGTTCTTGCCATCAAAGAAGATGATAAAGGAGCAGCTAGAGTGGCTAATTGAACATAAATACATGCGCCGGGACGACGAAGATATCAACACTTTTATATATATGGCCTAA
- the LOC113498302 gene encoding uncharacterized protein LOC113498302 — MSSFGEINEPSSRTAWEDWDDGLYSENLTELRFDREMEVPRDINTFIILEGRYIYDSIRTQHNLELINTIADVNLRLYKTKKLGNYVCVIRNYSLVLSSEIVELLKKYINISTNVVAMLTKPLVEYQVAELVTKDYILRSLCTSKQLSKPINIVFPNLEQPNIISGISAGVLCWRETMDQPAIAVVCYIEHPEEQQIKELYDLLEKLDVIPHVENIHRTNLMNSNLYI; from the exons atgagTAGTTTTGGTGAGATAAATGAACCCTCGAGTAGGACTGCTTGGGAAGATTGGGACGATGGTCTTTACAGCGAAAATCTAACAGA GTTGCGCTTTGACAGAGAAATGGAAGTTCCTCGAGATATTAATACATTCATCATATTAGAAGGCAGATACATCTATGACAGCATTAGAACTCAGCATAACTTAGAGCTCATAAATACTATTGCAGATGTTAATTTACGcttgtataaaactaaaaagctGGGCAACTACGTTTGCGTGATCAGGAATTATAGTTTAGTGTTAAGCAGTGAAATAGTTGAgctattaaagaaatatataaatatcagTACAAATGTTGTTGCAATGTTAACAAAACCACTTGTGGAATACCAAGTTGCTGAGCTTGTAACTAAGGACTATATACTCAGGAGTCTATGCACAAGTAAACAGTTATCAAAACCTATTAACATAGTATTCCCTAATTTGGAGCaaccaaatattatttcaggtaTTTCTGCAGGag tactTTGTTGGAGGGAAACCATGGACCAGCCTGCAATTGCTGTAGTCTGTTACATAGAACATCCAGaagaacaacaaataaaagaattgtATGATTTATTGGAGAAACTAGATGTTATACCACATGTGGAAAACATACACAGAACCAATTTAATGAACTCAAACTTATACATTTGA
- the LOC113498297 gene encoding CREB3 regulatory factor-like, protein MSDSIYTHDFLLEPGIEIKQESPLDGTMSASVPIPQRRVDLGDFNTDLDLCLQDNLVGSYHNMPTLQYNKLAFEMDSSSKAENFKMDDDDIFQVDKADLILGPTLAELNANPDALLDDLNFDDLLLPEESGYCVQIGGAMSGSRRGPNAIQAHNIMASESPCSPYGHAQLAFSPTSQHSSASSSFAQPMNQLPELLLRMDGYSGEIALGQSVPASSVLLPYPTSVKPQQSQLSSSAPTHLTMEQIWQRREPRKHLLSTSSLAEAGSASSLSGGLLSPGTGDFSQDEDDRDIESDEDSDRYEDLSSDESNDESESKQARHNAKKERFFWQYNVQAKGPKGQRLILKNKSEDPHVLNSVTDPVFSPSCSVRGIKHSGKARKGDGNDLTPNPRKLYLIGKELDNLGKVINDMIPVSELPFNVRPKTRKEKNKLASRACRLKKKAQHEANKLKLHGLEQEHRRLLNGIAQMKQVLSSRVTNSQNNVDWNAHVTNIVNTATEIKIGGLTSEFVNKVLDKVRAGQNNGGLNDI, encoded by the exons ATGTCGGATTCTATTTACACACATGACTTTCTTCTCGAGCCAGGTATAGAGATAAAACAGGAGTCGCCATTAGACGGAACGATGTCTGCTTCCGTGCCGATCCCGCAACGGCGAGTGGATCTGGGGGACTTTAATACAGATCTAGATCTGTGTTTACAAGACAACTTGGTTGGCTCCTATCACAACATGCCCACTCTTCAGTACAATAAGCTGGCGTTTGAGATGGACAGCTCTTCTAAAgcagaaaactttaaaatggaTGATGACGATATTTTTCAAGTTGACAAAGCTGATTTAATACTGGGACCTACTCTCGCGGAACTGAATGCAAACCCAGATGCGCTGTTGGATGATTTGAATTTCGATGATCTGTTGTTACCGGAAGAAAGTGGCTATTGTGTTCAGATAGGAGGTGCAATGAGCGGTTCTCGTCGAGGACCTAATGCTATTCAGGCTCATAACATAATGGCTTCTGAGAGTCCCTGCAGCCCATATGGACATGCGCAGCTTGCATTTTCTCCTACAAGTCAGCATAGCTCAGCTTCATCAAGTTTTGCTCAGCCTATGAACCAGCTGCCAGAGCTCTTGCTGCGTATGGATGGATATAGTGGGGAAATAGCTCTGGGGCAGTCAGTTCCAGCATCATCGGTGTTACTTCCATACCCAACAAGTGTGAAGCCCCAACAGTCTCAGCTCTCCTCTTCGGCACCAACTCACCTCACTATGGAACAG ATTTGGCAACGCCGAGAGCCTCGCAAGCATTTGTTGTCTACTAGTTCTTTGGCTGAGGCTGGGTCAGCATCTTCTCTCTCGGGAGGTCTCCTTAGCCCTGGCACTGGAGACTTCTCACAGGATGAAGATGACAGAGACATTGAATCTGATGAAGACAGTGACAGATATGAAGACCTCTCTTCTGATG AATCAAATGATGAATCAGAGAGTAAGCAAGCTCGCCACAATGCTAAGAAGGAAAGATTCTTTTGGCAATACAATGTTCAAGCAAAAGGTCCCAAGGGTCAAAGGCTCATTTTGAAGAACAAATCTGAAGATCCTCATGTTCTGAACTCTGTTACTGATCCTGTGTTCAGTCCTAGTTGCAGTGTCAGGGGTATAAAGCACAG TGGAAAAGCAAGAAAAGGTGATGGCAATGATCTAACACCAAACCCCAGGAAATTGTACCTGATTGGAAAGGAACTGGATAATTTAGGCAAAGTGATTAATGACATGATACCAGTTAGCGAACTGCCATTCAATGTGAGACCTAAAACTAGAAAAGAGAAGAACAAACTGGCATCTCGGGCTTGCAGGCTGAAGAAAAAAGCTCAGCATGAggcaaataaactaaaactgcATGGGTTGGAACAGGAGCACA GGCGCCTCCTGAATGGAATAGCACAAATGAAGCAAGTACTGAGCAGCCGAGTCACTAATTCTCAAAACAATGTCGACTGGAATGCACATGTCACAAACATAGTTAACACAGCCACAG AGATTAAAATAGGAGGCCTAACTTCAGAATTCGTCAATAAAGTACTGGACAAAGTCAGAGCAGGACAGAATAATGGTGGGttaaatgacatttaa
- the LOC113498296 gene encoding peroxisomal N(1)-acetyl-spermine/spermidine oxidase, with product MGDENLNSSKKCDTNKCNVLIIGAGMAGLAAANYLHKNGMQDFIILEARKRIGGRIISIPMKSLNVELGANWIHGVLGNPIFEIAMANGLVNIINIPKPHKVIAATEDGKQVPFGVLHEIHEAYVCFLRRCEEYFLCQYLPPPDIHSVGEHINLEATIYLERLPSSEEKKLRRLIFDCLLKRETCISGCNSMDEIDLLELGSYTELQGGNIMIPTGYSSILGPLTKNIDSERVLKEHAVQKIIWDSGDHSSTRPLEDLGEESEDSDQTVIEDISKTSSSDKTVNPGEGTSLTDITRKPKKKNSNYVEVVCENGQTFYANHVICTIPLGVLKENASALFEPPLPQYKMESLERLLFSTVDKIFLEYDRPFLNPEITEIMLLWENQSTPEDISDSWYKKIYSFSKVSETLLLGWLSGKEAEYMESLSNEEVATTCTKILRKFLNDPFVPEPQKCVCTSWRKQTFTRGSYTAIAVGASQSDIESLAQPLFRNVHDKKPVLLFAGEHTHSNFYSTAHGAYVSGQSAARRLLAPDEPEENFLECPGSADLTSWIQGIQLEG from the exons atgggtgacgaaaatttaaattctagtaAAAAATGTGATACTAATAAGTGCAATGTCTTAATTATTGGTGCCGGCATGGCTGGCCTTGCTGCCGCCAATTACCTTCATAAAAATGGCATGCAagactttataattttagaagCTAGAAAACGAATAGGAGGACGTATAATTTCAATACCAATGAAAAGTTTAAACGTTGAACTTGGAGCCAATTGGATTCATGGAGTACTGGGTAATCCAATTTTCGAAATTGCTATGGCTAACGgtcttgtaaatattataaacataccCAAACCGCATAAggttatagcagcaacagaagACGGAAAACAAGTACCCTTCGGAGTACTACACGAGATTCATGAAGCTTATGTATGTTTCCTAAGACGCTGTGAGGAGTACTTCTTGTGTCAATATTTACCCCCACCTGACATCCATAGTGTTGGTGAACACATCAATTTAGAGGCAACTATATATCTAGAACGACTTCCATCCTCTGAAGAGAAGAAATTAAGAAGATTGATATTTGACTGCTTGTTAAAAAGAGAAACCTGCATATCCGGGTGTAACAGTATGGATGAAATAGATCTCCTAGAGTTAGGTAGCTACACAGAATTGCAAGGTGGAAATATAATGATACCAACTGGATATAGTTCAATTTTGGGACCTCTGACTAAGAACATTGATTCTGAGAGAGTATTGAAGGAACATgctgtacaaaaaataatttgggatTCAGGGGATCATAGCTCTACAAGACCTCTTGAAGATTTGGGAGAAGAGTCTGAGGATTCTGATCAAACTGTTATTGAGGACATTTCTAAAACATCATCTTCTGATAAAACTGTGAATCCCGGAGAAGGCACTTCCTTAACAGATATCACAAGAAAACCAAAGAAAAAGAATTCTAATTATGTTGAAGTAGTTTGTGAAAATGGACAGACTTTCTATGCTAATCATGTGATATGTACAATCCCCCTAGGTgttctaaaagaaaatgctTCAGCTTTGTTTGAACCTCCTTTGCCACAATACAAAATGGAATCACttgaaagattattatttagtactgtagataaaatctttttagaaTATGACAGACCATTTTTAAATCCTGAAATTACTGAGATTATGCTTTTGTGGGAGAATCAATCTACACCTGAAGATATATCTGATTCatggtataaaaaaatatattcatttagcAAAGTATCAGAAACTTTGCTTTTAGGATGGTTGTCAGGCAAAGAGGCTGAATATATGGAGTCATTGTCTAATGAGGAAGTAGCAACTACTTGCACAAAGATACTTAGAAAATTTTTGAATGATCCCTTTGTTCCAGAACCACAGAAATGTGTTTG caCAAGTTGGAGGAAACAGACATTTACCAGAGGCTCATACACTGCTATAGCTGTTGGAGCCAGTCAGAGTGATATTGAGAGTTTAGCTCAACCACTATTCAGAAATGTTCATGACAAAAAG CCTGTTCTGCTCTTTGCTGGAGAGCACACACACAGCAACTTCTACTCTACAGCTCATGGTGCATATGTTTCGGGGCAATCGGCGGCCCGGCGCCTGCTAGCCCCAGACGAACCTGAAGAGAACTTCCTTGAATGTCCTGGTTCAGCTGACTTGACTTCGTGGATACAAGGCATACAACTCGAAGGCTAA
- the LOC113498300 gene encoding 8-oxo-dGDP phosphatase NUDT18, translated as MSRQVDSNSNITKLLDGLALDGDENTICDFTIADQNCVAESQGITPTTSSNFKPVLGSNVTYVVACVIINESNEVLMMQEAKESCAGKWYLPAGRMEKNETIVQAAAREVLEETGLECNPTTLLVVETAGGMWYRFVLTGEVVGGELKTPARADKESLQAKWISNLQEITLRSNDILHLIEKAQLYHNRNRDSQWHKTILPALAPHVKDLLRLIVVIKKRSTNKLHVLLSEKTALHFPTCEINPAKSLHSTLRRFMVEMFGADVGQHRPLGLLNLEHDPTADGCCLTLLVAFRAPLEEVPLIGKCVWQELERDVEDRLLTIITTKNSSVELHVVR; from the coding sequence ATGTCGCGCCAAGTGGATTCTAATTCTAATATTACCAAATTACTAGATGGCTTAGCTTTAGATGGCGACGAAAATACTATTTGTGATTTTACTATTGCTGATCAAAATTGCGTTGCTGAATCTCAAGGTATTACACCTACCACTTCGTCAAATTTCAAACCGGTATTAGGCAGCAACGTCACTTATGTTGTTGCTTGTGTCATTATAAATGAATCTAACGAGGTCTTGATGATGCAAGAGGCTAAAGAGAGTTGCGCAGGCAAGTGGTATTTACCGGCTGGACGCATGGAGAAGAATGAGACCATCGTGCAGGCTGCAGCAAGAGAGGTTCTAGAAGAAACAGGACTTGAATGCAATCCTACGACCCTTCTAGTGGTGGAGACTGCAGGCGGAATGTGGTACAGATTTGTCTTAACTGGTGAAGTAGTTGGTGGTGAACTAAAGACACCTGCAAGAGCAGACAAAGAATCATTACAAGCTAAATGGATCTCTAATCTACAAGAAATAACATTGAGATCTAATGATATTCTTCATCTTATTGAAAAAGCTCAATTATACCACAACAGGAACCGTGACAGTCAGTGGCATAAAACTATATTACCTGCACTAGCACCACATGTTAAAGATTTATTGAGGTTGATAGTTGTCATCAAGAAGAGAAGTACAAACAAGTTGCATGTGTTGCTAAGTGAGAAAACTGCTTTACATTTTCCAACATGTGAAATTAATCCTGCTAAAAGCCTTCATTCCACATTAAGAAGGTTTATGGTAGAGATGTTTGGTGCTGATGTAGGGCAACACAGGCCCTTGGGATTGTTGAATTTGGAACATGATCCAACAGCTGATGGCTGCTGCCTGACTCTCCTTGTAGCTTTCAGAGCACCTCTAGAAGAGGTTCCACTTATTGGTAAGTGTGTGTGGCAAGAACTTGAACGAGATGTTGAGGACAGATTACTAACAATCATTACAACAAAAAACTCATCTGTAGAATTACATGTTGTGCGTTAA
- the LOC113498303 gene encoding ATP synthase subunit O, mitochondrial — protein MSFAKGNMLVRSLSTSAAVGQLVKAPVQVFGLEGRYASALYSAASKNKTLDTVEKELTNFQKSIKTDPKLKEFLVNPTLKRNLKAEALKNVASQIKLSPTTGNLLALMAENGRLGKLEVVINAFKIMMAAHRGEVTCEVVTAKPLDQAQRQNLEAALKKFLKSNETLQLTAKVDPALIGGMVVSIGDKYVDMSVASKVKKYTELISAAV, from the exons ATGTCGTTCGCAAAAGGAAATATGCTG gTTCGTTCCTTGAGCACGTCGGCCGCAGTTGGTCAGCTTGTCAAAGCTCCTGTCCAAGTTTTTGGTTTGGAAGGCAGATACGCGTCAGCTTTATATTCTGCCGCTTCCAAAAATAAGACCTTGGATACAGTTGAAAAGGAATTGACCAATTTCCAAAAGTCAATCAAAACTGATCCTAAACTTAAGGAGTTCCTTGTGAACCCAACACTCAAGAGGAATCTGAAGGCTGAAGCTCTGAAGAATGTTGCTAGCCAG ATTAAACTGTCCCCCACCACTGGTAACTTGCTTGCTCTCATGGCTGAAAATGGCCGCCTGGGAAAATTGGAAGTAGTCATCAATGCATTCAAGATCATGATGGCCGCCCACCGTGGAGAGGTAACCTGTGAGGTTGTTACTGCCAAGCCCCTTGATCAGGCCCAGAGACAAAACTTGGAAGCTGCTCTCAAG AAATTCTTGAAATCCAATGAAACTCTTCAGCTTACTGCTAAAGTCGACCCTGCTTTGATTGGAGGTATGGTTGTCTCTATTGGAGACAAGTATGTTGACATGAGTGTCGCCAGCAAAGTGAAGAAATACACTGAGCTCATCAGTGCTGCAGTTTAA
- the LOC113498304 gene encoding c-Myc-binding protein: MSSYKPIDSKREEFRRYLERAGVMDALTKVLVSLYEEPDKPEDALEYVRKHLGTDGGDDELEAARARIAELEAENALLKGETAPTEG, encoded by the exons ATGTCGTCGTATAAA ccCATTGATTCCAAAAGAGAGGAGTTTCGAAGATACCTCGAACGAGCCGGCGTTATGGACGCTCTAACAAAAGTTCTCGTTAGCTTGTATGAGGAACCAGATAAGCCCGAAGATGCCCTTGAATATGTAAGAAAACATCTCGGCACAGACGGTGGTGATGACGAGTTGGAAGCTGCAAGGGCGCGCATTGCGGAACTCGAAGCCGAAAATGCGTTGCTCAAGGGTGAAACAGCACCCACAGAAGGATAA